From the genome of Yersinia enterocolitica, one region includes:
- a CDS encoding pyridoxal kinase PdxY (catalyzes the formation of pyridoxal 5'-phosphate from pyridoxal) yields the protein MKNILSIQSHVVFGHAGNSAAEFPMRRMGVNVWPLNTVQFSNHTQYGHWTGCVMPASHLTEIVQGIADIDRLKDCDAVLSGYIGSPEQGDHILAAVARVKQANPNAWYFCDPVMGHPEKGCIVAPGVAEFFCKEALPASDIIAPNLLELEQLSGVRVESVEQAVKVARDLCAQGPKVVLVKHLSRAGYHADCFEMLLVTADEAWHISRPLVDFGARQPVGVGDLTSGLLLVNLLKGEALDKALEHVTAAVYEVMLKTQEMGEYELQVVAAQDGIVNPVSKFSAIKL from the coding sequence ATGAAAAATATACTTTCGATTCAGTCTCACGTTGTTTTTGGCCATGCGGGTAATAGTGCTGCTGAATTTCCTATGCGCCGAATGGGGGTCAATGTTTGGCCGCTGAATACCGTCCAGTTTTCCAACCATACGCAATATGGTCACTGGACTGGTTGTGTGATGCCCGCCAGCCATTTGACTGAGATAGTACAAGGCATTGCCGATATTGATCGGCTGAAAGATTGTGATGCGGTATTAAGTGGTTATATCGGTTCACCCGAGCAGGGCGATCATATTCTGGCTGCGGTTGCACGCGTAAAACAAGCCAATCCGAATGCCTGGTATTTTTGTGATCCGGTCATGGGGCATCCAGAGAAGGGCTGTATCGTCGCGCCAGGGGTGGCAGAGTTCTTCTGTAAAGAGGCCTTGCCTGCCAGCGATATCATTGCACCGAACCTGCTTGAACTGGAGCAACTTAGTGGTGTGCGGGTTGAAAGTGTCGAACAGGCCGTTAAGGTTGCTCGTGATCTCTGCGCCCAAGGGCCAAAAGTTGTGTTAGTTAAGCACCTAAGCCGCGCCGGTTATCATGCTGACTGCTTTGAAATGTTATTAGTCACGGCCGATGAGGCATGGCATATCAGCCGTCCGCTGGTGGACTTTGGTGCCCGCCAACCGGTCGGTGTGGGTGATTTGACCAGTGGTTTATTGCTGGTGAACTTGCTGAAAGGTGAAGCACTGGATAAGGCACTGGAGCATGTTACTGCCGCTGTATATGAAGTGATGCTGAAAACTCAGGAGATGGGTGAGTATGAACTTCAGGTTGTCGCCGCTCAGGATGGAATTGTTAATCCCGTCAGTAAATTCTCTGCCATCAAGTTATAA
- a CDS encoding glutathione transferase GstA, with the protein MKLFYKPGACSLSPHIVLREAGLDFSIESVDLVAKITETGEDYLSISPKGQVPALVLDDGSLLTEGVAIVQYLADMVPDRHLIAPSGTLSRYHAIEWLNFIATELHKGFSPLFNPKTPDDYKTIARERLNKQFSYVDSVLAQHDYLLGKKFSVADAYLFTVTRWASALKLDITQRSNLDKYMGRVAERPAVKAALAAEDVKK; encoded by the coding sequence ATGAAATTGTTCTATAAACCCGGTGCCTGCTCTCTGTCTCCACATATTGTATTACGTGAAGCAGGGTTAGATTTTAGTATTGAGAGTGTCGATCTGGTGGCCAAAATAACTGAAACGGGTGAAGACTATTTAAGCATCAGTCCAAAAGGACAGGTACCCGCCTTGGTACTGGATGATGGCAGCCTGCTCACTGAGGGTGTTGCTATCGTGCAATATCTGGCAGATATGGTGCCAGACCGCCACCTGATTGCCCCATCAGGGACCCTTTCCCGCTATCATGCCATTGAGTGGCTAAACTTCATTGCGACTGAATTACATAAAGGTTTCAGCCCACTGTTTAACCCGAAAACACCAGATGACTATAAAACGATCGCACGTGAGCGGCTGAATAAACAATTCAGTTATGTAGACAGCGTATTAGCACAACACGATTATCTGTTAGGCAAAAAATTCAGCGTGGCTGACGCCTATTTATTTACTGTCACTCGTTGGGCGAGTGCGCTGAAACTTGATATTACCCAGCGCAGTAATTTGGATAAATATATGGGCCGTGTAGCAGAACGCCCAGCCGTTAAAGCCGCATTAGCCGCAGAAGACGTTAAGAAATAA
- a CDS encoding YIP1 family protein produces the protein MINHVWGLLTRPSQELQQIKREGESVRHLYAHHVLLMAAIPVICAFIGTTQVGWNFGDGQIIKLAPLTALYFAIIFYVLILAAVALMGRVIYWMARRYESRPSWQSCTLFAGYAATPMFLGGVVALYPIIWLCLLVGIIALCYAGYLMYLGIPTFLNIDRQEGFIFSGSTFAIGVLVLELLLGLTVLLWGYGSRLL, from the coding sequence ATGATAAACCATGTATGGGGGCTTCTGACCCGTCCTAGTCAGGAATTGCAGCAAATTAAACGCGAGGGGGAAAGTGTCCGCCACCTGTATGCCCATCACGTCCTTTTAATGGCTGCCATTCCCGTGATTTGCGCGTTTATCGGCACCACACAAGTGGGCTGGAACTTTGGTGATGGTCAGATAATAAAACTGGCTCCCCTTACCGCACTCTATTTTGCCATTATTTTCTATGTTTTGATTTTGGCGGCGGTAGCTCTCATGGGACGAGTGATTTATTGGATGGCCCGCCGCTATGAGAGCCGGCCTAGTTGGCAAAGCTGTACCTTATTCGCCGGTTATGCTGCAACGCCCATGTTTTTAGGTGGCGTGGTTGCCCTCTACCCGATTATCTGGTTGTGCTTATTGGTTGGCATCATTGCACTCTGCTATGCAGGCTACCTGATGTATTTGGGCATCCCCACCTTCCTGAATATAGACCGACAAGAAGGTTTTATCTTCTCCGGTTCCACATTTGCTATCGGCGTGCTGGTATTAGAGTTACTCCTTGGTCTGACTGTATTGCTGTGGGGTTACGGTTCACGGCTATTATGA
- a CDS encoding VOC family protein, whose translation MGIQGNDSRIDNIEFAVGDIARSKDFYGKVFNWRFTDYGPGYCEFTDGRLTGGFTTLSDVQPNGGPLIILYADDLEQTQKRLEEAGASIVLAIFTFPGGRRFHFTDPDGYQLAVWSDK comes from the coding sequence ATGGGTATTCAGGGAAATGATAGTCGAATTGACAACATAGAGTTTGCCGTCGGTGATATTGCTCGCTCGAAGGATTTCTATGGCAAGGTATTCAATTGGCGCTTTACTGACTATGGCCCAGGATATTGTGAGTTTACCGATGGCCGACTGACCGGTGGCTTCACCACCCTGAGTGACGTTCAGCCCAACGGTGGGCCGTTAATCATTTTGTATGCTGATGATCTTGAACAGACGCAAAAACGGTTGGAAGAAGCGGGAGCCTCTATTGTGCTGGCGATATTTACTTTCCCCGGCGGGCGTCGTTTCCACTTTACCGACCCGGATGGCTATCAGTTGGCGGTATGGTCTGATAAATAA
- a CDS encoding dipeptide/tripeptide permease DtpA — MSTANNSQQPPNSEQSESISMNAFKQPKAFYLIFSIELWERFGYYGLQGIMAVYLVKMLGMSEADSITLFSSFSALVYGFVAIGGWLGDKVLGAKRVIVLGALTLAVGYAMIAYSGHDIFWVYLGMATIAVGNGLFKANPSSLLSTCYNKDDPRLDGAFTMYYMSVNIGSFFSMLATPWLAAKYGWSVAFSLSVVGMLITLVNFWFCRKWVKNQGSKPDFAPLQIKKLLMVLVGVVALVTLSSWLLHNQIVARWALALVSLGIICIFAKETFSLHGTARRRMIVAFLLMLEAVVFFVLYSQMPTSLNFFAIHNVEHSIFGITFEPEQYQALNPFWIMVASPILAAIYNKMGDRLPMPHKFAFGMVLCSAAFLVLPWGASFANEHGIVSVNWLILSYALQSIGELMISGLGLAMVAQLVPQRLMGFIMGSWFLTTAAAALIAGKVAALTAVPSDITDAHASLAIYSHVFMQIGIVTAIIAVLMMLTAPKLYRMTLAPTESNKATPVTAA; from the coding sequence GTGTCAACAGCAAACAACAGTCAACAGCCACCCAACAGTGAGCAATCCGAAAGCATCAGTATGAATGCTTTCAAACAACCAAAAGCATTTTACCTGATCTTCTCTATCGAGCTTTGGGAGCGCTTTGGTTATTACGGCCTGCAAGGGATCATGGCCGTCTATCTGGTAAAAATGCTCGGGATGAGCGAAGCCGACTCCATCACCTTGTTCTCATCCTTCAGTGCACTGGTCTATGGCTTTGTGGCCATCGGTGGCTGGTTAGGCGATAAGGTGCTCGGTGCCAAACGTGTCATCGTACTTGGTGCATTAACGCTGGCAGTTGGTTATGCCATGATTGCCTACTCCGGCCATGACATTTTCTGGGTTTATCTGGGTATGGCGACCATTGCGGTTGGTAATGGTTTGTTCAAAGCCAACCCATCCTCTCTGCTGTCAACATGCTATAACAAAGATGATCCGCGTTTAGACGGCGCATTCACCATGTACTACATGTCCGTCAATATCGGTTCATTCTTCTCTATGCTGGCCACCCCATGGTTAGCCGCGAAGTATGGCTGGAGCGTCGCATTCTCACTGAGCGTAGTGGGTATGTTGATCACCTTGGTAAACTTCTGGTTCTGTCGTAAATGGGTAAAAAATCAAGGTTCAAAACCTGACTTTGCACCACTACAGATTAAAAAGTTACTGATGGTATTGGTGGGTGTGGTTGCACTGGTCACGCTGTCAAGCTGGTTGCTGCATAACCAAATAGTGGCACGTTGGGCGTTGGCATTAGTATCTCTGGGCATCATCTGTATCTTTGCCAAAGAGACCTTCTCTCTGCATGGCACTGCCCGCCGCCGAATGATTGTGGCATTCTTACTGATGCTGGAAGCGGTGGTGTTCTTTGTGCTGTATAGCCAAATGCCAACGTCGCTGAACTTCTTTGCTATTCATAACGTTGAGCATTCAATCTTTGGTATTACCTTCGAACCAGAACAGTATCAGGCGCTGAACCCGTTCTGGATCATGGTAGCCAGCCCAATACTGGCGGCTATCTATAATAAGATGGGTGACCGACTGCCAATGCCACACAAGTTTGCTTTCGGTATGGTGCTCTGCTCTGCGGCCTTCCTGGTTCTACCATGGGGTGCCAGCTTCGCCAACGAACATGGCATTGTGTCCGTTAACTGGTTGATCCTGAGCTACGCATTGCAAAGTATCGGGGAACTGATGATTTCGGGCCTCGGCCTGGCGATGGTTGCGCAGTTGGTACCTCAGCGCTTGATGGGCTTCATCATGGGTTCATGGTTCCTGACGACAGCAGCAGCAGCCCTGATCGCCGGTAAAGTTGCAGCATTAACTGCGGTGCCAAGTGATATTACTGATGCCCATGCATCACTGGCAATCTATAGCCATGTATTTATGCAGATTGGTATTGTCACTGCCATTATCGCAGTATTGATGATGCTCACTGCACCAAAACTGTATCGCATGACTCTCGCACCAACAGAGAGTAATAAAGCGACCCCAGTAACCGCCGCATAA
- a CDS encoding LysR family transcriptional regulator: protein MDIKQLVYLCNLERERHFGRAAEASFVSQPTLSMRLKNLERELGVALINRGNNFEGFTAEGERVLAWAREIVSVYQGLKLEVESLKHGLNGTLRIGVVPQCSISLALLLKSASERYPHLDYRVSVLSADQLLEALTGHSVDVGIGFFELTTLNELHFQVQPLVDGGIDLVFHPGHFPDLMGTEPLALAQVAQLPLCLAEPSRYFRRYLDNSFRDAGLPLHVRLESTSIFQLLQGIFVGLGCGLFPQGSLLEDMSPDLQRRPVDILKMSRHAAVVVAEPGRVTPLAQHFFDVAKTWLATD, encoded by the coding sequence ATGGATATCAAGCAACTGGTCTATCTCTGTAATCTGGAGCGCGAGCGCCATTTTGGTCGTGCGGCTGAGGCCAGCTTTGTCAGCCAGCCAACATTGTCGATGCGTCTGAAAAACCTGGAGCGGGAACTGGGGGTGGCACTGATAAACCGGGGTAATAATTTCGAAGGATTTACCGCCGAAGGTGAGCGCGTATTAGCCTGGGCCAGAGAGATTGTCTCTGTCTATCAAGGGCTAAAGTTAGAGGTGGAGTCCCTTAAACATGGTTTAAACGGCACGCTGCGTATTGGTGTAGTACCACAATGCAGTATCTCGTTGGCACTATTACTTAAAAGTGCCAGTGAACGCTATCCCCATCTGGATTACCGTGTTTCAGTGTTAAGTGCTGACCAATTACTGGAAGCTTTAACCGGTCACTCGGTCGATGTGGGCATTGGTTTTTTTGAATTGACCACCTTGAATGAGCTGCATTTTCAGGTACAACCGCTAGTTGACGGGGGCATTGACCTGGTGTTTCACCCCGGACATTTCCCTGATTTGATGGGGACTGAGCCGCTGGCACTGGCCCAGGTAGCACAACTGCCGCTCTGCCTGGCTGAACCCAGCCGTTACTTCCGCCGCTATCTGGATAACAGTTTTCGTGATGCCGGTCTGCCGCTGCATGTGCGGCTGGAAAGTACTTCTATCTTTCAGTTGTTACAAGGAATCTTTGTCGGTTTAGGCTGTGGCTTGTTCCCGCAGGGTAGTCTACTTGAGGATATGTCACCCGACCTGCAACGGCGGCCGGTGGATATTTTGAAGATGAGTCGGCATGCTGCTGTCGTGGTGGCTGAACCAGGGCGAGTTACACCGCTGGCCCAGCACTTTTTTGATGTCGCTAAAACGTGGTTGGCTACCGACTAA
- a CDS encoding peptide ABC transporter ATP-binding protein SapF — protein sequence MAETLLEVRNLSKTFRYRTGLFRRQHVEAVKSVSFTLREGQTLAVIGENGSGKSTLAKMLSGMIEPTDGELLIDDHRLSYGDYAYRSQRIRMIFQDPSTSLNPRQRIGQLLDAPLKLNTDLDAVAREQRIYQTLRQVGLLPDHANYYPHMLASGQKQRIALARALILQPKVIVADEALASLDMSMRSQIINLMLELQEKHGISYIYVTQHLGMMKHISDQVIVMHEGEVVERGSTAEVLASPLHDLTKRLISSHFGEALTADAWRRDSGHF from the coding sequence ATGGCAGAGACTCTGCTCGAAGTCCGTAATCTGAGCAAAACCTTCCGCTACCGCACCGGGTTATTTCGTCGTCAGCATGTGGAAGCAGTCAAATCGGTCAGTTTTACTTTACGCGAAGGCCAGACCCTGGCGGTGATTGGTGAGAACGGTTCCGGTAAATCCACCTTGGCAAAAATGCTGTCGGGCATGATTGAACCAACGGATGGTGAATTGCTGATTGACGATCATCGCCTGTCCTACGGTGATTATGCTTACCGCAGCCAACGTATCCGTATGATTTTTCAGGATCCGAGCACCTCACTTAACCCGCGTCAGCGCATCGGCCAGTTGTTGGATGCGCCACTGAAATTGAACACTGATTTAGACGCGGTGGCTCGTGAGCAACGAATCTATCAGACCTTGCGGCAAGTGGGATTACTGCCCGATCACGCTAACTATTATCCGCATATGTTGGCGTCCGGCCAGAAGCAGCGTATCGCACTGGCACGGGCACTTATCCTGCAACCTAAAGTGATTGTTGCCGATGAAGCACTGGCGTCTTTGGATATGTCCATGCGCTCACAGATTATTAATCTGATGCTGGAATTACAGGAAAAACATGGCATATCTTATATTTATGTCACCCAGCACTTAGGCATGATGAAACATATCAGCGATCAGGTGATTGTGATGCATGAAGGAGAAGTGGTGGAGCGTGGTAGCACGGCCGAGGTGCTGGCATCCCCGCTGCACGATCTGACTAAGCGGCTGATTTCCAGCCACTTTGGTGAAGCTTTAACCGCCGATGCCTGGCGGCGGGACTCAGGCCATTTTTAG
- a CDS encoding peptide ABC transporter ATP-binding protein SapD codes for MPLLDIRNLTIEFMTSEGMVKAVDRISITLTEGEVRGLVGESGSGKSLIAKAICGVSKDNWRITADRFRFDDIDLLQLTPRERRKVIGHNISMIFQEPQSCLDPSENIGQQLIQAIPGWTYKGRWWQRFHWRKRRAIELLHRVGIKDHTDIMRSYPYELTEGECQKVMIAIALANQPRLLIADEPTNAMEPTTQAQIFRLLARLNQNNNTTILLISHDLQMMSKWANRVNVLYCGQTVESAVCEDLLAAPHHPYTQALIRAMPDFGRSLPHKSRLNTLPGAIPSLEHLPVGCRLGPRCPYAQKTCIETPRLRLVKNHAFACHFPLNLEEQ; via the coding sequence ATGCCGTTACTTGATATTCGTAACCTCACCATTGAATTTATGACCTCTGAAGGGATGGTCAAAGCGGTTGATCGCATCAGTATTACCCTGACTGAGGGTGAAGTTCGTGGTCTGGTGGGTGAATCCGGTTCAGGTAAAAGTTTAATCGCCAAAGCTATCTGTGGGGTCAGTAAAGATAACTGGCGCATTACCGCTGACCGTTTTCGCTTTGACGACATCGATCTGTTGCAATTGACCCCACGCGAACGACGCAAGGTGATCGGCCATAATATCTCGATGATTTTTCAGGAACCGCAATCCTGTCTGGATCCCTCAGAAAATATTGGTCAGCAATTGATACAAGCGATACCGGGCTGGACCTATAAAGGTCGCTGGTGGCAACGTTTTCATTGGCGCAAACGGCGGGCAATTGAGTTGCTGCACCGTGTAGGGATTAAAGACCACACAGATATTATGCGCAGTTATCCCTATGAGCTGACTGAAGGTGAATGCCAAAAGGTGATGATTGCCATTGCACTGGCTAATCAACCTCGGCTGCTTATCGCCGATGAACCTACCAATGCCATGGAACCCACCACTCAGGCACAAATTTTCCGTCTGCTGGCGCGACTTAATCAGAATAACAACACCACTATTTTGCTGATAAGCCATGACTTGCAGATGATGAGTAAATGGGCGAATCGGGTTAACGTGCTGTATTGCGGCCAAACTGTGGAAAGTGCCGTTTGCGAAGACCTGCTGGCCGCCCCCCACCACCCTTATACTCAGGCGCTGATCCGTGCCATGCCCGATTTTGGCCGCTCCCTGCCACATAAAAGTCGCTTAAATACCTTGCCTGGGGCTATTCCATCACTGGAGCATTTGCCCGTTGGCTGTCGTCTTGGGCCTCGCTGCCCTTATGCGCAAAAAACCTGTATTGAAACACCGCGCTTGCGGCTGGTAAAAAACCACGCCTTTGCCTGCCACTTCCCCTTAAATCTGGAGGAGCAATAA
- a CDS encoding peptide ABC transporter permease SapC, whose protein sequence is MPFDNVYREKKMPSPLLYTWRLFYGDALAMVGFYGVLALLVLCVLGNTLAPYALDQQFLGYQLLPPSWSRYGNVSFFLGTDDLGRDILSRLLAGTASTYGSALLVTLAAALCGVILGVFAGITHGFRSAILNHVLDTLLSIPSLLLAIIVVAFVGPSLEHAMFAVWLALLPRMVRTIYSAVHDELDKEYVIAARLDGASTPHILAYAIFPNIAAILVTEFTRALSMAILDIAALGFLDLGAQLPSPEWGAMLGDSLDLVYVAPWTVMLPGGAILVSVLLVNLLGDGMRRAINAGVE, encoded by the coding sequence ATGCCCTTCGATAATGTCTACCGTGAGAAGAAAATGCCCAGCCCGTTGCTGTATACCTGGCGGCTTTTTTATGGCGATGCCTTGGCAATGGTGGGCTTCTACGGCGTACTCGCCCTCTTGGTGCTTTGTGTGTTGGGCAATACACTGGCACCCTATGCCCTTGACCAACAGTTTTTGGGCTACCAACTGCTCCCGCCCTCTTGGTCACGCTATGGCAACGTTTCGTTCTTCCTTGGCACTGATGATCTCGGCCGCGATATTTTAAGCCGATTATTGGCAGGAACCGCATCGACTTATGGCTCGGCACTGTTAGTCACACTGGCTGCGGCGCTGTGTGGCGTGATCCTTGGTGTATTTGCCGGTATCACTCACGGCTTTCGCTCCGCTATTCTTAATCATGTACTGGATACCCTGCTCTCTATTCCGTCGCTGCTGCTGGCCATCATTGTGGTCGCCTTTGTCGGGCCGAGTTTAGAACATGCCATGTTCGCGGTTTGGCTGGCACTGCTACCCCGAATGGTACGAACCATTTATAGCGCCGTACATGATGAGTTGGATAAAGAATATGTTATTGCCGCCCGTTTAGATGGCGCGTCTACCCCTCATATTCTGGCTTATGCTATTTTCCCCAATATTGCCGCTATTTTGGTCACTGAATTTACCCGGGCACTATCAATGGCAATTTTGGATATTGCTGCGTTGGGTTTTTTGGATTTAGGCGCACAATTGCCCTCACCGGAATGGGGAGCGATGCTGGGGGACTCACTTGATTTAGTCTATGTCGCCCCGTGGACCGTGATGTTGCCGGGTGGCGCGATTTTAGTCAGCGTACTGCTAGTTAACCTGTTGGGTGACGGCATGCGCCGGGCAATTAATGCGGGGGTGGAATAA
- a CDS encoding peptide ABC transporter permease SapB yields MIIFTLRRLLLLVITLFMLSLVSFSLSYFTPHAPLNGASLMDAYRFYFNSLFQWDFGVSSINGQPISEQLREAFPATMELCVLAFTLALFVGIPLGIIAGVMRGKWADIAISSVALLGFSIPVFWLALLLMLFFSLHLGWLPVSGRFDLLYQVKPVTGLALVDAWLSPSPYRKEMMLSAVQHMILPITALAVAPTTEVIRLMRTSTDDVIGQNYIKAAATRGLSRFTIIRRHVLHNALPPIIPKLGLQFSTMLTLAMITEVVFNWPGLGRWLINAIRQQDYAAISAGVMVVGSLVIVINVLSDILGAMMTPLKHKEWYALR; encoded by the coding sequence ATGATTATCTTCACCTTACGCCGCTTATTACTATTAGTGATAACGTTGTTTATGTTGTCACTGGTCAGTTTTAGCCTGAGCTACTTTACCCCTCATGCGCCGTTAAATGGCGCATCCTTAATGGATGCTTACCGCTTCTATTTCAATAGCCTGTTTCAGTGGGACTTCGGGGTTTCTAGCATCAATGGTCAACCTATTAGCGAGCAATTGCGTGAAGCCTTCCCCGCCACCATGGAATTATGTGTACTGGCCTTTACACTGGCCCTATTTGTTGGTATTCCGCTGGGGATTATTGCCGGTGTGATGCGCGGGAAATGGGCTGATATCGCCATCAGTTCTGTCGCATTACTTGGTTTCTCAATTCCTGTATTCTGGTTGGCGCTGCTGTTGATGTTGTTCTTTTCACTGCATTTAGGTTGGCTGCCGGTTTCTGGCCGGTTTGACCTGTTATATCAAGTGAAACCGGTCACTGGTTTGGCTCTGGTCGATGCATGGCTATCACCTTCGCCGTATCGCAAAGAGATGATGCTCAGCGCTGTGCAGCATATGATCCTGCCAATCACCGCACTGGCGGTGGCCCCAACGACCGAAGTCATTCGCCTTATGCGCACCAGTACCGATGATGTTATTGGGCAAAACTACATTAAAGCCGCCGCCACTCGCGGCCTATCACGCTTTACCATTATTCGCCGCCATGTGCTGCATAATGCATTGCCGCCCATCATTCCAAAACTGGGGTTACAGTTTTCCACCATGCTGACGTTAGCGATGATAACCGAAGTGGTGTTTAACTGGCCGGGATTGGGCCGTTGGTTGATAAACGCCATTCGCCAGCAGGATTACGCCGCCATTTCTGCAGGGGTAATGGTGGTCGGGTCGTTGGTTATCGTCATTAACGTCCTGTCAGATATTCTGGGTGCAATGATGACACCGCTAAAGCATAAGGAATGGTATGCCCTTCGATAA
- a CDS encoding peptide ABC transporter substrate-binding protein SapA, with amino-acid sequence MRALLICLLSLSCLATSALAQPAPAPQPAQPLPDIRQRGFVYCVSGILNTFNPQMASSGLTIDTLAAQLYDRLLDVDPYTYRLIPELAESWQVLDNGATYRFHLRKDVSFQTTDWFTPTRMMNADDVIFSFQRVFDSQHPYHHVNGGEYPYFDSLQFADAVQSVKKLDDYTVEFKLKAPDASFLWHLATHYAPVLSAEYADVLTQKGRQEQIDREPVGTGPFLLNEYRSGQYIRLFRNSDYWKGLPRMPQVVIDLGAGGTGRLSKLLTGECDVLAYPAASQLSILRDDPRLRLTLRPGMNVAYLAFNTRKPPLNDQRVRQAIALSINNQRLMQSIYYGTAETAASILPRASWAYDNQAQVTEYNPEKAKEILKQLGLTNLQFNLWVPTASQSYNPSPLKTAELIQADLAQVGITVNIVPVEGRFQEARLMEMNHDLTLTGWSTDSNDPDSFFRPLLSCAAIRSQTNYAHWCDPAFDELLQKALRSQQLSARIEYYQQAQRILEQQLPLLPLASSLRLQAYRYDIKGLVLSPFGNSSFAGVFRESNEGKKP; translated from the coding sequence ATGCGTGCTTTACTTATTTGCTTGCTGTCGTTGTCTTGCCTTGCGACATCAGCGCTGGCGCAACCCGCCCCGGCCCCTCAACCCGCTCAACCGCTGCCGGATATCCGCCAACGTGGCTTCGTCTATTGTGTCAGCGGGATACTCAATACCTTTAATCCGCAGATGGCCAGTAGCGGATTGACCATCGATACCCTGGCAGCACAACTTTACGACCGCCTGCTGGACGTTGACCCGTATACCTACCGTTTAATCCCTGAACTAGCTGAAAGTTGGCAAGTGCTGGATAACGGCGCGACATATCGTTTTCATTTACGTAAAGACGTCTCCTTCCAGACCACCGATTGGTTTACCCCAACCCGGATGATGAACGCAGATGATGTGATATTCAGCTTTCAGCGGGTATTTGACTCACAACACCCCTACCACCATGTCAATGGTGGCGAGTATCCTTACTTCGACAGTTTACAATTTGCCGACGCAGTGCAAAGTGTCAAAAAACTGGATGATTATACGGTTGAATTTAAGCTGAAGGCTCCAGATGCCTCCTTCCTTTGGCATCTGGCTACCCATTATGCACCAGTACTCTCTGCCGAGTACGCCGACGTGTTGACCCAAAAAGGCCGACAAGAGCAGATCGATCGTGAGCCTGTGGGGACCGGTCCCTTCTTGTTGAACGAATATCGCTCCGGGCAATACATTCGTCTGTTCCGTAACAGTGATTATTGGAAAGGTTTACCGCGCATGCCGCAGGTGGTTATCGATCTGGGTGCGGGTGGTACTGGCCGCTTATCCAAACTACTGACCGGCGAGTGTGATGTGTTGGCCTATCCAGCAGCCAGCCAATTATCCATTTTACGAGATGACCCTCGCCTGCGTCTGACACTGCGCCCAGGGATGAATGTAGCTTATTTGGCATTCAACACCCGTAAGCCACCACTCAACGATCAGCGGGTGCGGCAGGCGATCGCATTATCGATTAACAACCAGCGATTAATGCAGTCAATCTATTACGGTACCGCTGAGACCGCAGCGTCTATTTTACCTCGTGCATCATGGGCATATGACAATCAGGCCCAGGTAACCGAATATAATCCAGAAAAAGCTAAAGAGATTCTAAAACAGCTTGGATTGACTAATTTACAATTCAATCTATGGGTGCCGACCGCCTCGCAATCTTATAATCCCAGCCCATTAAAAACGGCGGAACTGATTCAGGCTGATTTGGCTCAGGTGGGGATTACAGTCAATATAGTGCCGGTCGAAGGCCGATTCCAAGAGGCGCGGCTGATGGAGATGAATCACGACCTGACGCTGACAGGGTGGTCGACAGACAGTAATGACCCAGACAGTTTCTTCCGCCCGCTATTAAGCTGTGCGGCAATTCGTTCGCAAACAAACTATGCTCATTGGTGTGATCCGGCGTTTGATGAATTGCTACAAAAAGCATTACGTTCCCAGCAATTATCCGCGCGTATTGAATATTATCAGCAAGCTCAGCGTATTTTGGAGCAACAATTGCCACTGTTGCCATTAGCATCTTCATTACGGTTACAGGCATACCGTTATGATATTAAAGGTTTGGTATTAAGCCCGTTTGGCAATTCTTCTTTTGCTGGCGTGTTCCGTGAGAGCAATGAGGGCAAAAAACCATGA